A genomic window from Massilia sp. METH4 includes:
- a CDS encoding glycoside hydrolase family 19 protein has translation MLDGDTLRRVFPNCCDAEDWATALDTALSRFHITTRDRICAFLAQTSHESAHFSRLEESLFYRTPARLMAVWPKRFPTEASALPYVQNPERLANFVYARRMGNGDEASGDGFRFRGRGLIQLTGRSNYQQAGEALGLDLVSAPECLTTKGVAALTAAWFWDSRGLNALADHDKPDEDMEDFMEITRRINGGTVGLDERLAAYKLLRKALS, from the coding sequence ATGCTCGATGGCGACACCTTGCGGCGGGTCTTCCCGAACTGCTGCGACGCGGAAGACTGGGCGACGGCGCTCGACACGGCGCTGAGCCGATTTCACATCACCACGCGCGACCGCATCTGCGCTTTCCTCGCGCAAACGAGCCATGAATCGGCGCACTTCAGCCGGCTCGAGGAATCGCTGTTCTACCGCACGCCGGCCCGGCTGATGGCCGTGTGGCCGAAGCGCTTTCCCACCGAGGCCAGCGCCCTGCCCTATGTACAGAACCCCGAACGGCTGGCCAACTTCGTGTATGCGCGGCGCATGGGCAACGGTGATGAAGCGAGCGGCGACGGCTTTCGCTTCCGCGGCCGCGGCCTGATCCAGCTGACGGGCCGCAGCAACTACCAGCAGGCCGGCGAGGCGCTCGGCCTCGACCTCGTGTCGGCACCGGAATGCCTGACGACGAAAGGGGTGGCGGCCCTGACCGCCGCGTGGTTCTGGGACAGCCGCGGCCTGAACGCGCTGGCCGACCACGACAAGCCCGACGAAGACATGGAGGACTTCATGGAAATCACCCGCCGCATCAACGGCGGCACCGTGGGGCTCGATGAAAGGCTGGCAGCCTACAAGCTGTTGCGCAAGGCACTGTCCTGA
- a CDS encoding DinB family protein, translating to MTVRSPLAKFLLAQAYNNAWADHRLLRACHALSQAEFEDSTRTSFFPSIRYTLNHNLAVQRFYLDALWRQHRGEPPHPDYQEFFRPEEPYGTCAALWQAQRASNDSLIAYCAELTDEVLDEVVTILRVDDVQRDTRQRLLAHLFQHQIHHRGQVHAMLAGTTVEPPQLDEFYSSGEADLRTQDFAELGWTEEQVWGHENR from the coding sequence ATGACGGTACGGTCGCCGCTGGCGAAGTTTCTCCTGGCTCAGGCCTACAACAACGCCTGGGCCGATCACCGGCTGCTGCGCGCCTGCCATGCCTTGTCGCAAGCGGAATTCGAGGACAGCACGCGCACGAGCTTCTTCCCCAGTATTCGCTACACGCTCAACCACAATCTCGCCGTGCAGCGCTTTTACCTGGACGCCCTGTGGCGCCAGCACCGCGGCGAACCGCCCCATCCCGATTACCAGGAATTCTTCCGGCCGGAAGAGCCGTACGGCACCTGTGCCGCGCTGTGGCAGGCCCAGCGGGCAAGCAACGATTCGCTGATCGCGTATTGCGCCGAGCTCACCGATGAGGTGCTCGACGAGGTGGTGACCATCCTGCGCGTCGACGACGTGCAGCGCGACACCCGCCAGCGGCTGCTGGCGCACCTGTTCCAGCACCAGATCCACCACCGCGGCCAAGTGCACGCGATGCTCGCCGGCACGACGGTCGAACCGCCGCAACTGGACGAGTTCTATTCGTCAGGCGAAGCCGACCTGCGCACCCAGGACTTCGCCGAGCTCGGCTGGACCGAAGAGCAGGTGTGGGGCCACGAAAACCGGTGA
- a CDS encoding UDP-2,3-diacylglucosamine diphosphatase, with product MILFISDLHLQADRPALTEAFLRFVDERARCARQLYLLGDLFEYWAGDDDLADAFHSRIAAALRGLADAGVAVFWIAGNRDFLVGDRFADAAGLTLLPETWVIEDHGRRIVLVHGDAQCTDDVKYMAFRAQVRQPAWQQQFLAMPLAQRKQIIAGLRENSRKDQGEKSYDIMDVAPQAIADVFSQTGATVMIHGHTHRPALHEIDGKLRYVLPDWEPESTPPRGGWIAIGDDGTITRHALDGRVL from the coding sequence TTGATTCTTTTTATCTCCGACCTGCACCTGCAGGCCGACCGGCCCGCCCTGACCGAAGCGTTCCTGCGCTTCGTCGATGAGCGGGCCCGCTGCGCCCGCCAGTTGTACCTGCTGGGCGACCTGTTCGAATACTGGGCCGGCGACGACGACCTCGCCGATGCCTTCCACTCCCGCATCGCCGCCGCGCTGCGCGGCCTGGCCGATGCCGGCGTCGCCGTGTTCTGGATCGCCGGCAACCGCGACTTCCTCGTCGGCGACCGCTTCGCCGACGCCGCCGGCCTCACGCTCCTCCCGGAAACCTGGGTCATCGAAGACCATGGCCGCCGCATCGTGCTCGTCCATGGCGACGCCCAGTGCACGGACGACGTGAAATACATGGCCTTCCGCGCCCAGGTGCGCCAACCAGCATGGCAGCAGCAATTCCTCGCCATGCCGCTGGCGCAACGCAAGCAGATTATTGCCGGCCTGCGCGAGAACAGCCGCAAGGACCAGGGCGAGAAATCCTACGACATCATGGACGTGGCACCGCAAGCGATCGCGGACGTCTTCAGCCAGACAGGCGCCACCGTCATGATCCACGGCCACACGCACCGCCCCGCCCTGCACGAGATCGACGGCAAGCTGCGCTACGTGCTGCCCGACTGGGAACCCGAATCGACGCCCCCGCGCGGCGGCTGGATCGCCATCGGCGACGACGGCACCATCACCCGTCACGCCCTCGACGGCCGCGTATTGTAG
- a CDS encoding peptidylprolyl isomerase: MTTITITTNKGKIVAELNAEKAPKTVENFLNYVKAGHYDNTIFHRVIDGFMIQGGGFEPGMKQKPADQTVENEAKNGLKNEPYTLAMARTSAPHSASAQFFINVKNNSFLDYPGQDGWGYAVFGVVTEGKEVVDEIRKVKTTRSGMFADVPVEDVIIEKIEAA; this comes from the coding sequence ATGACCACCATTACCATCACCACGAACAAGGGCAAGATCGTTGCCGAGCTGAACGCCGAAAAAGCGCCGAAGACGGTCGAGAACTTCCTGAACTACGTGAAGGCCGGCCACTACGACAACACGATCTTCCACCGCGTGATCGATGGCTTCATGATCCAGGGCGGTGGTTTCGAGCCGGGCATGAAGCAGAAGCCGGCCGACCAGACCGTGGAAAACGAAGCCAAGAACGGCCTGAAGAACGAGCCGTACACGCTGGCGATGGCGCGCACCTCGGCACCGCACTCCGCTTCCGCGCAATTCTTCATCAACGTGAAGAACAACAGCTTCCTCGATTACCCGGGCCAGGATGGCTGGGGCTATGCCGTGTTCGGCGTGGTTACCGAAGGCAAGGAAGTCGTCGACGAAATCCGTAAAGTGAAGACCACGCGCAGCGGCATGTTCGCCGACGTGCCGGTGGAAGACGTGATCATCGAGAAGATCGAAGCCGCCTAA
- the cysS gene encoding cysteine--tRNA ligase — protein sequence MSNLKIYNTLARDKQVFEPIEAGKVRMYVCGMTVYDYCHVGHARMMMAFDVIYRWLKASGYDVQYVRNVTDIDDKIIRRAVENNESIYSLTSRFERYMDEDVQALGILPPTDVPHATQYVPQMLSIIEKLEEKGLAYKGEDGDVNYAVRGFEGYGKLSGKSLDDLRAGERVDVNTGKRDPLDFVLWKASKESEPAEVKWESKWGNGRPGWHIECSAMACALLGEQFDIHGGGQDLQFPHHENEIAQSEGAFGKPLANYWIHNGFVRVDNEKMSKSLGNFFTIREVLKKFDAEVVRFFILRAHYRSPLNYSDTHIEDARGALTRLYTALDGVQGDGAELDWNEPHAQRFAEAMNDDFNTPIAVSVLFDLASEVNRTKAPEAVRQLKGLAGVLGILQRDPQEFLKAGVADAFGEASIEEAIAARAAAKKARDFAQADKIRADLLAAGVVLEDKPDGTTNWRRA from the coding sequence ATGAGCAACTTAAAGATCTATAACACGCTGGCGCGCGACAAGCAGGTATTCGAACCCATCGAGGCGGGCAAGGTCCGGATGTATGTCTGCGGCATGACGGTCTACGATTACTGCCACGTCGGCCACGCGCGCATGATGATGGCGTTCGACGTGATCTACCGCTGGCTGAAGGCATCGGGCTACGACGTGCAATACGTGCGCAACGTGACGGACATCGACGACAAAATCATCCGCCGCGCCGTCGAGAACAACGAATCGATCTATTCGCTCACCTCCCGCTTCGAGCGCTACATGGATGAGGACGTCCAGGCGCTCGGCATCCTGCCGCCGACCGACGTGCCGCACGCCACGCAATATGTGCCGCAGATGCTGTCCATCATCGAGAAGCTCGAAGAAAAGGGCCTGGCCTACAAGGGCGAGGACGGCGACGTGAACTACGCCGTGCGCGGCTTCGAAGGCTACGGCAAGCTGTCCGGCAAGTCGCTGGACGACCTGCGCGCCGGCGAGCGCGTGGACGTCAACACGGGCAAGCGCGACCCGCTCGACTTCGTGCTGTGGAAGGCGTCGAAGGAGTCGGAGCCCGCCGAAGTGAAGTGGGAGTCGAAGTGGGGCAACGGCCGCCCGGGCTGGCATATCGAATGCTCGGCGATGGCGTGCGCGCTGCTGGGTGAGCAGTTCGACATCCACGGCGGCGGGCAAGACCTGCAATTCCCGCACCACGAGAACGAAATCGCCCAATCGGAAGGCGCGTTCGGCAAGCCGCTGGCGAACTACTGGATCCACAACGGCTTCGTGCGCGTCGATAACGAGAAGATGTCCAAATCCCTGGGCAACTTCTTCACGATCCGCGAAGTGCTGAAGAAATTCGACGCCGAAGTGGTGCGCTTCTTCATCCTGCGCGCCCACTATCGCAGCCCGCTGAATTACTCGGATACGCATATCGAGGATGCGCGCGGCGCGCTGACGCGCCTGTACACCGCCCTCGATGGCGTGCAGGGCGACGGTGCCGAGCTCGACTGGAACGAGCCCCATGCGCAACGTTTTGCGGAAGCCATGAACGACGATTTCAACACGCCGATCGCCGTCTCCGTGCTGTTCGACCTGGCGTCCGAAGTCAATCGCACGAAGGCGCCGGAAGCGGTGCGCCAGCTGAAGGGCCTGGCCGGCGTGCTGGGCATCCTGCAGCGCGATCCGCAGGAATTCCTGAAGGCGGGCGTGGCCGATGCATTCGGCGAAGCGTCCATCGAAGAAGCGATCGCGGCGCGCGCCGCGGCCAAGAAGGCGCGCGACTTCGCGCAGGCGGACAAGATCCGCGCCGACCTGCTGGCCGCCGGCGTCGTCCTCGAGGACAAGCCGGACGGCACGACGAACTGGCGCCGCGCATAA
- a CDS encoding DNA-3-methyladenine glycosylase 2 family protein → MVLQSRDKSGGAGRQVAVPPYWEEAKAELMRRDRIMNKLIPQFGDLHLVGHDDPFITLARSIVNQQVTPKAANAAWQKLLEAIPKFTPALVIKAGPEQLAACGLSKRKTEYILDLADNFKARKVHAGEWHQMDDEAVIAELVQIRGITRWTAEMFLIFNLLRPNVLPLDDPRLIAGISHNYFSGEPVSRSDAREVSANWEPYRTVATWYLWRSLDPVPVE, encoded by the coding sequence ATGGTTCTCCAGTCCAGGGACAAATCGGGCGGCGCGGGCCGCCAGGTGGCCGTGCCGCCGTATTGGGAAGAGGCCAAGGCCGAGCTGATGCGGCGTGACCGCATCATGAACAAGCTCATCCCCCAGTTCGGCGACCTGCACCTGGTGGGTCACGACGACCCGTTCATCACCCTGGCGCGCTCGATCGTCAACCAGCAGGTGACGCCGAAGGCGGCCAATGCCGCCTGGCAGAAGTTGCTGGAAGCAATCCCGAAATTCACGCCCGCGCTCGTCATCAAGGCCGGCCCCGAGCAGCTGGCCGCGTGCGGGCTTTCCAAGCGCAAGACGGAATACATCCTCGACCTGGCGGACAACTTCAAGGCAAGGAAAGTGCATGCCGGCGAGTGGCACCAGATGGACGATGAAGCCGTCATTGCGGAGCTGGTCCAGATCCGCGGCATCACGCGCTGGACAGCGGAAATGTTCCTGATCTTTAACCTGCTGCGGCCGAATGTGCTGCCGCTGGACGACCCGCGCCTGATCGCGGGCATCAGCCATAACTATTTCTCGGGCGAGCCGGTTTCGCGCAGCGATGCGCGCGAAGTCTCGGCAAACTGGGAGCCGTATCGGACCGTCGCTACCTGGTATTTATGGCGTAGCCTCGATCCTGTTCCGGTAGAATAG
- a CDS encoding acetyl-CoA carboxylase carboxyltransferase subunit alpha, with protein MTKTTFLNFEQPIAELDSKIEELRFVQDDSAVDISEEIDRLAKKSQQLTKDIYAKLTPWQVSQIARHPQRPYTMDYVNEIFTDFHELHGDRTYADDQSIVGGLARFNGQPCMVIGHQKGRDTKERALRNFGMPKPEGYRKAMRLMKVAEKFNLPIFTFVDTPGAFPGIDAEERGQSEAIGHNLYVMAELKVPLIATIIGEGGSGGALAIAVGDSVLMLQYATYSVISPEGCASILWKTAERAADAAEALGLTAHRLKAMGLVDKIVSEPLGGAHRDPKEMARLLKRALADSLRQFQGMKTKDLLEQRHQKLMSYGKFKETTPQE; from the coding sequence ATGACCAAAACTACTTTCCTCAATTTCGAGCAGCCCATCGCGGAGCTGGACTCCAAGATTGAAGAGCTGCGCTTCGTACAGGACGATTCGGCCGTCGACATTTCCGAGGAAATCGACCGCCTGGCCAAGAAGAGCCAGCAGCTGACGAAGGATATCTACGCCAAGCTGACGCCGTGGCAGGTATCGCAGATCGCCCGCCACCCGCAGCGCCCCTACACGATGGACTACGTGAACGAGATCTTCACGGACTTCCACGAGCTGCACGGCGACCGCACGTATGCCGACGACCAGTCGATCGTCGGCGGCCTGGCCCGCTTCAATGGCCAGCCGTGCATGGTGATCGGCCACCAGAAGGGCCGCGACACGAAGGAACGCGCGCTGCGCAACTTCGGCATGCCGAAACCGGAAGGCTACCGCAAGGCCATGCGCCTGATGAAGGTTGCCGAGAAATTCAACCTGCCGATCTTCACGTTCGTGGACACGCCCGGCGCCTTCCCCGGCATCGATGCCGAAGAGCGCGGCCAGTCCGAAGCGATCGGCCACAACCTGTACGTGATGGCCGAACTGAAGGTGCCCCTGATCGCCACGATCATCGGCGAAGGCGGTTCCGGCGGCGCGCTGGCGATCGCCGTGGGCGACTCCGTGCTGATGCTGCAATACGCCACGTATTCCGTGATTTCCCCCGAGGGCTGCGCCTCGATCCTGTGGAAGACCGCCGAGCGCGCGGCCGACGCCGCCGAGGCGCTGGGCCTGACCGCGCACCGCCTGAAGGCGATGGGCCTGGTCGACAAGATCGTCAGTGAGCCGCTGGGGGGCGCCCACCGCGACCCGAAGGAAATGGCCCGCCTGCTGAAACGCGCGCTGGCCGACTCGCTGCGCCAGTTCCAGGGCATGAAGACGAAAGACCTGCTGGAACAGCGTCACCAGAAGCTGATGAGCTACGGCAAGTTCAAGGAAACCACGCCGCAGGAGTAA
- the tilS gene encoding tRNA lysidine(34) synthetase TilS: MKRHPDLTSVFRAALATLPREASHPIAIAYSGGLDSSVLLHLARAAAGGAPVFAFHIHHGLSPNADAWEAHCAAECTRLGITFASRKVTLADRKAGTEASARQARYAALGELSGEHGVKLLLTAHHLDDQAETILLQLARGAGPAGMSGMDAFNTAPGLLGSADVVLARPLLQASRAQLEAYASEHAIAHIEDESNSDTRYARNALRHTVMPALAAAFPGYQERFARSAAHARSAQRLLAELAEQDLQASLEEGSIAVDHLRALGEDRRNNLLRHWFTVRGIRIPSAAWLAEMTAQLLDARDDAQLLVTHPDCEVRRHRGRVHLVPKGRQLAGAEEDAWDQRPSQHFRWNGEASITFPDYGGTLHFDMAEEGVPADWLRQQLLTISFRRGGERLRPAPNRPTRDLKHHYQALGVPAWQRPRLPVVAIPGRLLFAAGIGMDCHYVGTGANFRIALRWVPE; encoded by the coding sequence ATGAAGCGCCACCCCGATCTCACTTCGGTCTTCCGCGCGGCACTGGCCACATTGCCCCGCGAAGCCAGCCACCCCATCGCCATCGCCTACAGCGGTGGCCTCGACTCCTCGGTCCTGCTGCACCTGGCCCGCGCGGCCGCGGGCGGCGCACCTGTGTTCGCCTTCCACATCCACCACGGCCTCAGCCCCAATGCCGACGCCTGGGAAGCCCACTGCGCAGCCGAATGCACCAGGCTCGGCATCACGTTCGCTTCGCGCAAGGTCACCCTCGCGGATCGCAAGGCCGGTACCGAAGCCTCGGCCCGCCAGGCCCGCTACGCGGCCCTGGGCGAACTGAGCGGCGAGCACGGCGTCAAGCTGCTGCTGACGGCCCACCATCTGGACGACCAGGCCGAAACGATCCTGCTGCAACTGGCGCGCGGCGCCGGCCCGGCGGGCATGTCCGGCATGGACGCCTTCAACACCGCGCCCGGCCTGCTGGGCAGCGCCGACGTCGTGCTCGCGCGCCCGCTGCTGCAAGCCTCACGCGCCCAGCTCGAAGCTTACGCCAGCGAGCACGCCATCGCGCACATCGAGGATGAATCGAACAGCGACACCCGCTACGCCCGCAACGCGCTGCGCCACACGGTGATGCCCGCGCTGGCCGCCGCATTCCCCGGCTACCAGGAGCGCTTCGCGCGCAGCGCCGCGCACGCCCGTTCCGCCCAGCGCCTGCTGGCGGAGCTGGCCGAGCAGGATCTGCAAGCGAGCCTGGAAGAGGGCAGCATCGCCGTCGACCACCTGCGTGCGCTGGGCGAAGACCGCCGCAACAACCTGCTGCGCCACTGGTTCACGGTGCGCGGCATCCGCATTCCTTCGGCCGCCTGGCTGGCCGAGATGACGGCGCAGTTGCTGGACGCCCGCGACGATGCGCAATTGCTCGTTACGCACCCCGATTGCGAGGTGCGGCGCCACCGTGGCCGCGTGCACCTGGTGCCGAAGGGAAGGCAATTGGCCGGCGCCGAGGAGGATGCCTGGGACCAGCGCCCGAGCCAGCACTTCCGCTGGAATGGCGAAGCGTCGATCACGTTCCCCGACTATGGCGGCACGCTGCATTTCGACATGGCGGAGGAGGGCGTTCCCGCCGATTGGCTGCGGCAACAGTTGCTGACGATCTCGTTCCGCCGCGGCGGCGAACGGCTCAGGCCGGCGCCGAACCGGCCCACGCGCGACCTCAAGCATCATTACCAGGCGCTCGGCGTGCCTGCCTGGCAGCGCCCGCGATTGCCCGTGGTGGCAATTCCGGGCCGACTGTTGTTCGCGGCAGGCATCGGCATGGATTGCCATTATGTAGGTACCGGGGCGAATTTCCGCATAGCACTGCGCTGGGTGCCCGAATAA
- a CDS encoding aspartate kinase, which translates to MALIVHKYGGTSMGSTDRIKNVARRVAKWHDAGHQIVVVPSAMSGETNRLIALAKEIQNPPDPRELDMIASTGEQVSVGLLSMALQAIGKDAVSYAGWQVGIKTDSAFTKARIQSIDDKRVRADLDQNKIVIITGFQGVDENDNIATLGRGGSDTSAVAIAAALKADECLIYTDVDGVYTTDPRVVSEARRLKNITFEEMLEMASLGSKVLQTRSVEFAGNYRVPTRVLSSLTDPLMDLAEEAQSGTLISFEEDNMEQAVISGIAFNRDEAKITVMGVPDRPGVAYHILGPVADANIEVDMIIQNQSVDGKTDFTFTVSRNDYNKALEVLNGQKDELGFASLIGDAKVSKISVVGVGMRSHVGVASQMFKTLADESINIQMISTSEIKISVLIDEKYMELAVRALHKAFELEKE; encoded by the coding sequence ATGGCTTTAATCGTTCACAAATACGGCGGTACGTCGATGGGATCGACGGACCGTATCAAGAACGTCGCGCGCCGTGTCGCCAAGTGGCACGACGCGGGACACCAGATCGTGGTGGTGCCGTCGGCGATGTCCGGCGAGACCAACCGACTGATCGCGCTGGCCAAGGAAATCCAGAACCCGCCCGACCCGCGCGAGCTGGACATGATTGCCTCGACCGGCGAACAGGTGTCCGTCGGCCTGCTGTCGATGGCGCTGCAGGCGATCGGCAAGGATGCCGTGTCGTACGCCGGCTGGCAGGTCGGCATCAAGACCGACTCCGCGTTCACGAAAGCCCGTATCCAGTCGATCGATGACAAGCGCGTGCGTGCCGATCTCGACCAGAACAAGATCGTGATCATCACCGGTTTCCAGGGCGTGGACGAGAACGACAACATCGCCACGCTGGGCCGCGGCGGTTCGGACACGTCGGCCGTGGCGATCGCCGCCGCGCTGAAGGCCGACGAATGCCTGATCTACACCGACGTGGACGGCGTCTACACGACCGACCCGCGCGTGGTCTCGGAAGCGCGCCGCCTGAAGAACATCACGTTCGAAGAGATGCTGGAAATGGCGTCGCTGGGCTCGAAAGTGCTGCAGACGCGCTCGGTGGAATTCGCCGGCAACTACCGCGTGCCGACGCGCGTGCTGTCGTCGCTGACCGATCCGCTGATGGACCTGGCAGAAGAAGCCCAGTCCGGTACCCTGATTTCGTTTGAGGAAGACAATATGGAACAAGCAGTCATCTCCGGCATCGCCTTCAACCGCGATGAAGCCAAAATCACCGTCATGGGCGTGCCAGACCGCCCGGGCGTGGCTTACCACATCCTGGGCCCGGTGGCCGACGCCAATATCGAAGTGGACATGATCATCCAGAACCAGTCCGTCGACGGCAAGACCGACTTCACGTTCACCGTCTCCCGCAACGACTACAACAAGGCCCTGGAAGTGCTGAACGGCCAGAAGGACGAGCTGGGCTTCGCCTCGCTGATCGGCGACGCGAAAGTGTCCAAGATCTCCGTGGTCGGCGTGGGCATGCGCAGCCACGTAGGCGTCGCTTCGCAGATGTTCAAGACGCTGGCCGACGAGAGCATCAACATCCAGATGATTTCCACGTCCGAGATCAAGATTTCCGTGCTGATCGACGAGAAATACATGGAACTGGCCGTGCGCGCGCTGCACAAGGCGTTCGAACTCGAGAAAGAGTAA
- a CDS encoding helix-turn-helix domain-containing protein encodes MSNESALTAILRRQSSDIDEHARHLHNWEQEYRQLSCGKFSGVVSTASDPRVTILSEITNQSLHQQLTPPAGTVVLGAVLNRDNALLVDRRPVKTTSLMVVEGGREYDFRTEGSTELLGIILDDNIVSGVTRCRSELIECAIKQTVVPLAPDATMMLRHFWRMISCILQQKNVWPDNMPMPLLADTALTSVLLALSMSTGQTTPTLPQSAGRQAKVVREALRFMRANLHSGATIVDVCEAVHVSQRTLQYYFESCLGMSPRQYLRTMRLNAARRLLRTVRVQRSRYQVSIAEVAAQCGYDHPSRFAGDYKRQFGVLPSETLREAEAVIGGAQ; translated from the coding sequence ATGTCTAATGAATCTGCCCTCACTGCCATCTTGCGCCGGCAATCGAGCGACATTGACGAACACGCCCGACACTTACACAACTGGGAACAAGAATACCGCCAGCTAAGCTGCGGCAAATTTTCCGGCGTGGTGTCGACGGCGAGCGACCCGCGCGTCACGATCCTCAGTGAGATCACCAACCAGTCGTTGCATCAGCAATTGACTCCGCCGGCCGGCACGGTGGTGTTGGGAGCGGTCCTTAACCGCGACAATGCCTTGCTGGTCGATCGCCGACCCGTCAAGACCACTTCGCTGATGGTGGTTGAAGGTGGACGGGAATATGATTTCCGCACCGAAGGCAGCACCGAACTGCTCGGCATCATACTGGACGACAATATAGTGTCAGGCGTGACCCGCTGCCGCAGTGAACTAATCGAGTGTGCGATCAAGCAGACTGTCGTGCCGCTCGCGCCTGACGCGACGATGATGCTACGCCACTTCTGGAGAATGATTTCCTGCATCCTGCAGCAGAAAAATGTCTGGCCCGACAACATGCCGATGCCACTGCTGGCCGATACCGCCCTGACCAGTGTCTTACTCGCGCTCAGCATGAGTACCGGCCAGACCACGCCAACCTTGCCGCAATCAGCTGGCCGCCAAGCAAAGGTAGTGCGCGAGGCGCTGCGATTCATGCGGGCGAACCTTCACAGCGGAGCCACCATCGTCGACGTGTGCGAAGCTGTCCACGTCAGCCAGCGAACGCTGCAGTACTATTTCGAGAGCTGCCTGGGCATGTCGCCGCGCCAGTACCTGCGCACTATGCGACTGAATGCCGCGCGCCGGCTGCTGCGTACCGTGAGAGTGCAGCGCAGCCGCTATCAGGTCAGCATCGCCGAAGTCGCTGCGCAGTGCGGCTACGATCATCCCAGCCGTTTTGCCGGCGACTACAAGCGTCAGTTTGGCGTGCTGCCATCTGAGACACTGCGCGAGGCCGAGGCGGTCATTGGCGGCGCGCAATGA
- a CDS encoding amine dehydrogenase large subunit → MTTYIALSAGHAMAQEFEPERLKNGVSLPADMPRVYVGDFSIASLPDSRVHILDGRNGKYVGVIDSGMGGQFAISPDRKRVYIATTYMTRHTHGERHDTMEVYDADSLRMTGDGALPNKKAQAAFMQNLALTSHDGRYLFVQNATPASSITVLDVQQDNKVVAEVPTPGCYGIYPSQTEALRISTLCGDGKLATVTLDAVGKVTERRVSDKFFDATSDPVYVPGPTFEQRYYFLSFHGKLHRVDLRGATPVVEQSLSFVTDADRKQGWRPGGYQAFTIDERRKRVYVGMHPKGQEGTHKFPAKEIWSVDLGTGKRLARTKSRNAIALQVAKSGPDHLYALDGVTNQVVGYALASMRQVFVSDPVGSAPLQLEAP, encoded by the coding sequence TTGACCACGTACATCGCATTGTCCGCCGGCCATGCGATGGCACAGGAGTTTGAACCAGAACGCCTGAAGAATGGCGTATCGCTGCCGGCCGATATGCCACGCGTCTATGTGGGCGACTTTTCGATCGCCAGCCTTCCCGATAGCCGTGTACACATTCTGGATGGCCGCAACGGAAAATACGTCGGGGTGATCGATTCCGGCATGGGCGGCCAGTTTGCCATTTCGCCTGATCGCAAACGCGTTTACATCGCTACCACCTACATGACGCGTCATACGCACGGTGAGCGTCATGACACGATGGAGGTGTATGACGCCGATAGTCTGCGGATGACGGGCGATGGCGCGTTGCCCAACAAAAAGGCGCAGGCGGCATTCATGCAGAACCTTGCGCTGACTTCACATGACGGTCGCTATCTGTTCGTGCAGAATGCCACGCCAGCCAGCTCGATCACCGTACTGGACGTGCAGCAGGACAACAAGGTGGTAGCGGAAGTGCCGACCCCGGGCTGCTACGGAATCTACCCGTCGCAGACCGAGGCGCTGCGGATCTCGACGCTGTGCGGCGATGGCAAGCTTGCCACTGTCACCCTCGACGCTGTTGGGAAGGTGACCGAGCGCAGGGTGTCGGATAAGTTCTTCGACGCCACCAGCGACCCGGTCTACGTGCCAGGCCCTACCTTCGAGCAGCGCTACTACTTCCTGTCCTTTCACGGCAAGCTGCATCGCGTCGATCTGCGGGGCGCCACCCCGGTTGTCGAGCAGTCGCTGTCGTTCGTGACGGACGCCGACCGCAAGCAGGGATGGCGTCCGGGCGGCTACCAAGCGTTCACCATCGATGAAAGGCGCAAGCGCGTCTACGTCGGCATGCATCCCAAGGGACAGGAGGGGACCCACAAGTTTCCCGCCAAGGAGATATGGAGCGTCGACCTGGGCACGGGCAAGCGGCTGGCGCGCACCAAGTCGCGAAATGCGATCGCCCTGCAGGTTGCCAAGTCCGGTCCGGACCATCTATACGCGCTCGACGGTGTCACCAACCAGGTCGTCGGCTACGCGCTGGCATCGATGCGCCAGGTATTCGTCAGCGATCCGGTCGGCTCAGCGCCGCTCCAGCTGGAGGCGCCATGA